The following proteins are encoded in a genomic region of Clostridium kluyveri:
- the rbr gene encoding rubrerythrin produces MASLKGTRTAENLMKAFAGESQARNRYTYYASIAKKEGYVQISNIFLETAENEKEHAKRFFKFLNNDLQGQSVEINASYPVSLGDTKTVLKSAAAGENEEWSQLYPAFADVADEEGFRAIAVVFRKIAEVEKHHEERYLELLKNVENGTVFKKDEVVKWKCANCGYIHEGSSAPEVCPACAHPQAYFEIFTEKY; encoded by the coding sequence ATGGCATCTTTAAAAGGTACAAGAACTGCTGAAAATTTAATGAAAGCTTTTGCAGGAGAATCTCAGGCAAGAAACAGATATACTTATTATGCGTCTATTGCTAAGAAGGAAGGATATGTCCAAATTTCCAACATATTTTTAGAAACTGCGGAAAATGAAAAGGAACATGCAAAGAGATTTTTCAAATTTTTAAATAATGATCTGCAAGGACAATCTGTAGAAATAAATGCCTCTTATCCAGTTTCTTTAGGGGATACTAAAACTGTTTTGAAATCTGCTGCTGCAGGAGAAAATGAAGAGTGGTCCCAGCTTTATCCTGCATTTGCCGATGTAGCAGATGAAGAAGGATTTCGTGCTATAGCAGTGGTTTTTAGAAAAATAGCTGAAGTTGAAAAGCATCATGAAGAAAGATATTTAGAATTACTTAAAAATGTAGAAAATGGTACTGTATTTAAGAAAGATGAAGTAGTTAAATGGAAGTGTGCTAATTGTGGATATATTCACGAAGGAAGTTCAGCACCGGAGGTTTGCCCTGCCTGTGCACATCCTCAAGCATATTTCGAGATATTTACAGAAAAATATTAA